A portion of the Streptococcus sp. Marseille-Q6470 genome contains these proteins:
- a CDS encoding metal ABC transporter permease, with protein sequence MIAEFIDGLQNFHFLQNALITAVVIGIVAGAVGCFIILRGMSLMGDAISHAVLPGVALSFILGIDFFIGAIIFGLLASVIITYIKGNSIIKSDTAIGITFSSLLALGIILISVAKSSTDLFHILFGNILAVQDIDMYITIGMGALILLIIGIFFKQLLITSFDELLAKAMGMPVNFYHYLLMILLTLVSVTAMQSVGTILIVAMLITPAATAYLYANSLKTMIFLSSGLGALASVLGLFIGYSFNLAAGSSIVLTSASFFLISFFIAPKQRYLKLKNKKIKQ encoded by the coding sequence ATGATTGCAGAATTTATAGATGGATTGCAGAACTTCCACTTTCTCCAAAATGCCTTGATTACAGCTGTTGTGATTGGTATTGTTGCTGGAGCGGTCGGATGCTTTATCATTCTCCGTGGGATGTCCCTTATGGGAGATGCTATCTCGCACGCTGTCTTACCTGGTGTAGCTCTTTCTTTTATTTTAGGAATTGACTTCTTTATTGGTGCTATCATCTTTGGACTGCTTGCCTCTGTCATCATCACCTACATCAAGGGGAACTCTATTATCAAGAGTGACACTGCCATTGGGATTACCTTTTCATCTTTATTGGCTCTGGGCATTATCTTGATTAGTGTGGCTAAAAGCTCGACTGACCTCTTCCATATTCTCTTTGGGAATATCTTAGCTGTGCAAGACATAGACATGTATATTACCATCGGTATGGGAGCTCTCATTCTATTGATTATCGGGATTTTCTTCAAGCAACTCTTGATTACATCCTTTGATGAACTCCTAGCCAAAGCTATGGGCATGCCAGTTAATTTCTACCACTATCTACTCATGATACTCTTGACTTTGGTGTCAGTGACTGCTATGCAAAGTGTCGGAACCATCCTTATCGTAGCCATGCTGATTACTCCAGCCGCGACAGCTTATCTTTACGCCAATAGTCTAAAGACCATGATTTTTCTTTCATCAGGCTTGGGAGCTCTAGCTTCTGTCTTGGGACTTTTTATCGGTTATAGCTTTAACCTGGCTGCAGGTTCAAGTATCGTGCTGACATCTGCAAGTTTCTTTCTCATCAGTTTCTTTATCGCACCAAAACAACGTTATCTGAAGCTGAAAAATAAAAAAATCAAACAATAA
- a CDS encoding metal ABC transporter ATP-binding protein has product MIRIENLSVSYKETLALKDISLVLQGPTITGIIGPNGAGKSTLLKGMLGIIPHEGHAFIEDKEMKKSLKKVAYVEQKIHIDYNFPIKVKECVSLGLYPSIPLFHTLKANHWQKVAEALEIVGLSDYADRQISQLSGGQFQRVLIARCLVQDADYILLDEPFVGIDSVSEEIIMNTLRDLKKAGKTVLIVHHDLGKVAHYFDQVLLLNKELIAFGPTKETFTQANLKQAYGDRLFFNGGDL; this is encoded by the coding sequence ATGATACGTATCGAAAACCTCAGTGTCTCCTACAAAGAAACGTTGGCACTTAAGGATATTTCACTAGTGCTCCAAGGACCAACGATTACCGGGATTATTGGTCCAAACGGCGCTGGGAAATCAACATTATTAAAAGGTATGCTGGGCATTATCCCACATGAAGGACATGCTTTTATCGAAGATAAAGAAATGAAAAAATCTCTTAAGAAAGTTGCCTATGTCGAGCAAAAAATTCATATCGACTACAACTTCCCTATCAAGGTAAAAGAATGTGTCTCTCTGGGACTCTATCCATCCATTCCACTCTTTCACACTTTAAAAGCAAACCACTGGCAAAAGGTGGCTGAAGCACTAGAAATTGTTGGACTTTCTGACTACGCAGATCGTCAGATTAGTCAACTCTCTGGTGGCCAATTCCAGCGTGTCTTGATTGCCCGCTGTCTAGTTCAAGATGCTGATTATATTCTCTTAGACGAGCCCTTTGTTGGGATTGACTCAGTCAGTGAAGAAATTATCATGAACACGCTGAGAGATCTTAAAAAGGCTGGCAAGACTGTCCTTATCGTTCACCATGACCTCGGCAAGGTTGCCCATTATTTTGACCAGGTACTCCTTCTCAACAAGGAGCTAATTGCCTTTGGTCCAACAAAGGAGACCTTCACCCAAGCCAATCTCAAACAAGCTTATGGTGACCGACTCTTTTTCAATGGAGGTGACCTATGA
- a CDS encoding M13 family metallopeptidase, protein MTRYQDDFYDAINGEWEKTAVIPADKSRTGGFIDLDEEIEDLMLTTTDKWLAGEDVPEDPILANFVKYHSMVRDFDKREADGIEPVLPLLKEYQNLESFADFAGKLAEFELAGKPNFLPFGVSPDFMDARTNVLWASAPGTILPDTTYYAEDHPQREELLNLWKESTSNLLKAYNFSDEEIADLLEKRLELDRRIAAVVLSNEESSEYAKLYHPYSYEDFKKFAPALPLDDFFKAVIGQTPDNVIVDEERFWQAAEQFYSEEAWPLLKASLILSVVNLSTSYLTDEIRILSGAYGRALSGVPEAQDKRKAAYHLAQGPFKQALGLWYAHEKFSPEAKADVEKKVATMIDVYKERLAKNDWLTPETREKAIVKLNVIKPYIGYPEELPARYKDKVVDESASLFENALAFARVEIKHSWSKWNQPVDYKEWGMPAHMVNAYYNPQKNLIVFPAAILQAPFYDLHQSSSANYGGIGAVIAHEISHAFDTNGASFDENGSLKDWWTESDYAAFKEKTQKVIDQFDGQESYGAKINGKLTVSENVADLGGIAAALEAAKREPDFSAEEFFHNFARIWRMKGRPELMKLMASVDVHAPAKLRVNVQVPNFDDFFTTYDVNEGDGMWRSPEDRVIIW, encoded by the coding sequence ATGACACGATATCAAGATGATTTTTATGATGCTATAAATGGTGAGTGGGAAAAGACTGCGGTCATTCCAGCTGACAAATCGCGAACAGGTGGTTTTATCGACCTTGATGAAGAAATCGAAGACTTGATGCTAACAACAACTGACAAGTGGTTGGCTGGAGAAGATGTTCCTGAAGATCCCATCCTAGCAAACTTTGTCAAATACCACAGCATGGTGAGAGATTTTGATAAGCGAGAAGCAGATGGAATTGAGCCAGTCCTTCCTTTATTGAAGGAATATCAGAATTTAGAAAGTTTTGCGGATTTCGCAGGTAAACTAGCAGAGTTTGAATTAGCTGGCAAACCAAACTTCCTTCCATTTGGTGTTTCACCAGACTTTATGGATGCTAGAACCAATGTTCTCTGGGCTAGTGCTCCAGGAACTATCTTACCTGATACAACCTACTATGCGGAAGACCATCCTCAGCGTGAGGAATTGTTGAACCTTTGGAAAGAAAGTACTTCTAATCTCCTCAAAGCCTATAACTTCTCAGATGAAGAAATCGCAGATTTGCTAGAGAAACGATTGGAATTGGACCGCCGTATCGCAGCTGTCGTACTTTCAAACGAGGAGAGTTCAGAATATGCCAAACTTTACCATCCATATTCTTACGAAGATTTCAAAAAGTTTGCGCCTGCCCTGCCTCTCGATGACTTCTTCAAGGCTGTGATTGGGCAAACTCCAGATAATGTTATCGTAGATGAAGAACGTTTCTGGCAAGCAGCAGAGCAATTTTATAGTGAGGAAGCTTGGCCTTTGCTCAAGGCAAGCTTGATCTTGAGTGTGGTTAATCTTTCAACTAGTTATCTGACAGATGAGATTCGTATCTTGTCAGGTGCCTACGGACGAGCTCTTTCAGGAGTCCCTGAGGCTCAAGACAAGCGCAAGGCAGCTTACCATTTAGCTCAAGGACCATTCAAACAAGCCCTGGGCCTTTGGTATGCCCACGAAAAATTCTCTCCAGAAGCCAAGGCAGATGTAGAGAAAAAAGTGGCGACCATGATTGACGTTTATAAGGAACGTTTGGCTAAAAATGACTGGCTGACTCCTGAAACTCGAGAAAAAGCCATCGTCAAACTCAATGTCATCAAGCCTTATATCGGTTATCCAGAAGAACTGCCAGCTCGCTATAAGGACAAGGTTGTAGATGAATCTGCTAGCCTCTTTGAGAATGCCCTAGCCTTTGCGCGTGTGGAAATTAAGCACAGTTGGAGCAAGTGGAATCAGCCGGTTGACTACAAGGAGTGGGGAATGCCAGCTCATATGGTCAATGCCTACTACAATCCACAAAAGAACTTGATTGTCTTCCCAGCTGCTATCTTACAGGCACCATTCTATGACTTGCATCAGTCATCTTCTGCCAACTATGGTGGTATTGGTGCGGTTATTGCCCATGAAATTTCTCACGCCTTTGATACTAATGGAGCTTCCTTTGATGAAAATGGAAGTCTCAAGGATTGGTGGACAGAGAGCGACTACGCAGCCTTTAAAGAAAAAACACAGAAGGTTATCGACCAGTTTGATGGTCAAGAATCTTACGGTGCAAAAATCAATGGGAAACTAACCGTGTCCGAAAACGTTGCCGACCTTGGAGGAATCGCTGCAGCGCTAGAAGCTGCTAAGAGAGAGCCAGATTTTTCAGCTGAAGAGTTCTTCCATAACTTTGCACGTATCTGGCGTATGAAAGGTCGCCCAGAGTTGATGAAACTCATGGCTAGCGTCGACGTACACGCTCCAGCTAAACTCCGTGTTAATGTCCAAGTGCCAAACTTTGATGACTTCTTTACAACCTATGATGTCAACGAAGGCGACGGCATGTGGCGCTCACCAGAAGACCGTGTGATTATTTGGTAA
- a CDS encoding MBL fold metallo-hydrolase: MKIHKTVNPVAYENTYYLEGEQYLIVVDPGSHWEAIRKTIETINKPVCAILLTHTHYDHIMSLDLVRDTLGNPPVYVAESEASWLYTPVDNLSGLPRHDDMADVVCRPAEHTYVFHEEYQIEEFRFTVLPTPGHSIGGVSLVFPDGHLVLTGDALFRETIGRTDLPTGSMEQLLHSVQTQLFTLPNYDVYPGHGPATTIAHEKTFNPFF; encoded by the coding sequence ATGAAAATCCATAAAACTGTGAATCCTGTCGCCTATGAAAATACTTATTATCTCGAAGGGGAGCAATACCTGATTGTAGTCGATCCTGGTAGCCATTGGGAGGCCATTCGCAAGACTATCGAAACCATCAATAAACCGGTCTGTGCCATTCTTCTGACCCACACTCACTACGACCATATTATGAGTCTTGACTTGGTTAGAGATACTTTGGGAAATCCTCCAGTCTATGTAGCAGAGAGTGAAGCTTCTTGGCTCTATACTCCTGTTGATAATCTTTCTGGGCTTCCCCGTCACGATGATATGGCGGATGTCGTGTGTAGACCAGCTGAACACACCTATGTTTTTCATGAAGAATACCAGATTGAAGAATTCCGCTTCACAGTCTTACCAACTCCAGGCCACTCTATCGGTGGAGTTTCATTGGTTTTCCCAGATGGACACTTGGTCTTAACGGGAGATGCCCTTTTTCGAGAAACCATTGGTCGAACAGATTTGCCAACTGGTAGTATGGAACAACTCCTTCATAGTGTTCAAACCCAACTCTTCACCCTTCCAAACTACGATGTCTATCCAGGACATGGTCCGGCTACGACTATCGCGCACGAAAAAACCTTCAATCCATTTTTCTAA
- a CDS encoding DUF2974 domain-containing protein — MANIFDYLTDVQYDSFYDLPLNELDVLALTELTYLPFDNLLDQPVNRLSDVATRVPRESTMLTNKERLQLLDQLAQHKRFRNCKLSNFVNDIDEELQKQFAAMTYRLNLDTYLIVFRGTDDSIIGWKEDFHMTYMKEIPAQKHALEYLEDFFKQYPKQKVMVAGHSKGGNLAVFAASQIQPELQEKISAVYTYDAPGLQAHLTETTGYQDIIPKIHRYVPQGSVIGMMLEVPDTPIVVKSTALGGIAQHNTFSWLTEGHHFVQLEEISSESLQIKDALKEWVDSVPDEELELYFDLFFGTILESGITSINDLSSRNAIDHVQQLVSQAQTLEPEQVEILKNLTQLLLDARFQAWKNHF, encoded by the coding sequence ATGGCCAATATTTTTGACTATCTAACTGATGTTCAATACGATTCTTTTTATGATCTTCCCTTAAATGAACTGGATGTACTTGCTTTGACAGAGCTGACTTATCTTCCTTTTGATAACTTATTGGACCAGCCTGTCAATCGTTTAAGCGATGTCGCAACACGTGTCCCTCGAGAAAGTACCATGCTGACCAATAAAGAACGTCTGCAACTTTTAGACCAGCTTGCCCAACACAAACGTTTTAGAAATTGCAAGCTCTCTAACTTTGTCAACGATATTGATGAGGAACTCCAAAAGCAATTCGCTGCTATGACCTATCGTCTGAACCTAGATACCTATCTGATTGTCTTTCGTGGCACAGACGACAGTATTATTGGCTGGAAGGAAGATTTCCATATGACCTATATGAAGGAAATCCCTGCCCAAAAGCATGCTCTTGAATACTTGGAAGATTTCTTTAAACAATATCCAAAGCAAAAAGTAATGGTTGCTGGGCATTCTAAGGGTGGTAATCTAGCCGTCTTTGCTGCTAGTCAAATCCAGCCTGAATTACAGGAAAAGATCTCAGCAGTTTATACCTATGATGCTCCTGGTTTGCAGGCTCATCTGACTGAAACAACTGGCTACCAAGACATTATTCCTAAAATCCATCGTTATGTACCCCAGGGATCTGTCATTGGAATGATGCTGGAAGTGCCTGATACTCCTATCGTCGTCAAATCTACGGCTCTCGGTGGAATCGCTCAACACAATACTTTCAGCTGGCTAACTGAAGGACACCACTTTGTCCAACTAGAGGAAATTAGTAGCGAAAGTCTCCAAATCAAAGACGCTCTTAAAGAATGGGTGGATAGTGTTCCCGATGAAGAACTAGAGCTCTACTTTGATCTCTTTTTCGGAACCATCCTAGAATCTGGAATCACTTCCATCAATGATTTATCTTCTAGAAATGCTATCGACCATGTTCAACAACTTGTTTCTCAAGCCCAGACACTGGAGCCCGAGCAAGTCGAAATCTTAAAAAACCTGACACAACTCCTACTGGATGCACGCTTCCAAGCCTGGAAAAATCATTTTTAA
- a CDS encoding response regulator transcription factor gives MHKILLVEDDPVIRQQVGKMLSEWGFEVVMVEDFMEVLTLFVQSEPHLVLMDIGLPLFNGYHWCQEIRKISKVPIMFLSSRDQAMDIVMAINMGADDFVTKPFDQQVLLAKVQGLLRRSYEFGRDESLLEYAGVILNTKSMDVHVNGKAISLTKNEFQILRVLFEHAGNIVARDDLMRELWNSDFFIDDNTLSVNVARLRKKLEEEGLIGFIETKKGIGYGLKHA, from the coding sequence ATGCATAAGATTTTACTAGTAGAAGATGATCCAGTAATCCGTCAGCAAGTTGGGAAAATGCTCTCTGAATGGGGTTTTGAAGTAGTCATGGTAGAAGACTTTATGGAAGTTCTGACGTTATTTGTTCAGTCTGAGCCTCATCTGGTCCTGATGGATATTGGATTGCCTCTCTTTAATGGTTATCATTGGTGTCAGGAAATTCGCAAGATTTCCAAAGTTCCTATTATGTTTTTGTCTTCAAGAGACCAGGCTATGGACATCGTGATGGCTATTAATATGGGAGCAGATGATTTTGTGACCAAGCCTTTTGACCAGCAGGTCCTTTTAGCCAAGGTACAAGGATTATTGCGCCGTTCCTATGAATTTGGAAGGGATGAAAGTCTTTTAGAATATGCAGGAGTTATCCTCAATACCAAGTCTATGGATGTGCATGTCAATGGCAAAGCTATCAGCCTAACCAAGAATGAATTTCAGATTTTGCGAGTTTTATTTGAGCATGCAGGAAATATCGTAGCGCGTGACGACTTGATGCGGGAACTCTGGAACAGTGACTTTTTTATCGATGACAATACCTTATCTGTTAATGTCGCTCGCTTGCGCAAGAAACTGGAGGAAGAAGGTTTGATTGGTTTTATCGAAACTAAGAAAGGGATAGGGTACGGATTGAAACATGCTTGA
- a CDS encoding ATP-binding protein: MLELKSFFLAYIRSRSRFFAFILSLTGLLFLFEILFDKQGPYFNYFFFLFTFLTFLFLVFDFLIELQRYRKELLYGERKAKSPMEVLLTEKLEKSESELYQKKSDAENRYNDLVDYYTLWVHQIKTPIAASKLLVSEVEDRQLKQQLEQEIFKIDSYTNLVLQYLRLESFHDDLVLKKENLEDLVKEVIRKYAIFFIQKDLSINLHDLDRSIVTDKKWLLVVIEQILSNSLKYTNAGGVEIYMDGQELCIKDTGIGIKNSDRLRVFERGFSGYNGRMTQQSSGLGLYLTQKISQELGHQIQIESELGQGTTVRIKFSEVNLLIE; this comes from the coding sequence ATGCTTGAACTTAAAAGTTTTTTTCTAGCTTATATCCGTTCGCGTAGCCGTTTTTTTGCTTTTATTCTATCGCTTACAGGTTTGCTTTTTCTCTTTGAAATCTTGTTTGATAAGCAAGGGCCCTACTTTAACTATTTCTTCTTTCTATTTACATTTTTGACATTTTTGTTTTTGGTATTTGATTTCTTGATAGAATTGCAACGTTATCGTAAGGAATTGCTCTATGGCGAAAGAAAAGCTAAGTCACCAATGGAAGTCCTTCTAACTGAAAAATTAGAGAAAAGCGAATCTGAACTCTATCAAAAGAAATCAGATGCTGAAAACCGCTATAATGATTTGGTGGACTACTATACACTCTGGGTTCATCAGATAAAAACACCAATTGCAGCCAGTAAACTCCTAGTGAGTGAGGTGGAGGATCGCCAACTGAAGCAACAGTTGGAACAGGAAATTTTTAAGATTGATTCATATACCAACCTCGTTCTCCAATATCTACGCTTAGAAAGCTTCCATGATGATTTGGTTTTGAAGAAAGAAAATTTAGAAGATCTGGTCAAAGAAGTCATTCGTAAATATGCCATTTTCTTTATCCAGAAAGATCTAAGTATTAATCTGCATGACTTGGATAGAAGCATTGTTACAGACAAGAAATGGCTGTTGGTAGTCATTGAACAAATCCTGTCAAATAGCCTCAAGTACACAAATGCAGGTGGGGTTGAAATCTATATGGATGGTCAAGAACTTTGCATCAAAGATACTGGGATTGGCATTAAAAACAGTGATCGGTTGCGAGTCTTTGAACGTGGATTTTCAGGATATAATGGTCGAATGACCCAGCAGTCATCTGGACTTGGGCTCTATCTAACCCAGAAAATCAGCCAAGAATTAGGACATCAGATTCAAATAGAATCCGAACTTGGACAAGGAACAACGGTGAGGATTAAATTCTCTGAAGTGAATTTACTGATTGAATGA